From the genome of Plasmodium malariae genome assembly, chromosome: 9, one region includes:
- the RAD51 gene encoding DNA repair protein RAD51, putative: MKPANVQEEITHKISNTSTEVEIEDEPFSSGPLKIEQLLAKGFVKRDLELLREGGLQTVECVAYAPMRTLCAIKGISEQKAEKLKKACKELCNSGFCNAIDYHDARQNLIKFTTGSKQLDSLLKGGIETGGITELFGEFRTGKSQLCHTLAITCQLPVEKSGGEGKCLWIDTEGTFRPERIVAIAKRYGLHPSDCLNNIAYAKAYNCDHQSELLVDASAMMAGTRFALIIVDSATALYRSEYIGRGELANRQSHLCRFLRGLQRMADIYGVAVLITNQVVAKVDAISMFGGQEKIPIGGNIIAHASQTRLYLRKGRGESRICKIYDSPVLPEGEAVFAITEGGIADYEEK, translated from the coding sequence ATGAAACCAGCAAACGTACAAGAAGAAATAACCCATAAAATTTCAAATACAAGTACTGAAGTAGAAATAGAAGATGAGCCATTTTCCTCAGGGCCATTAAAAATAGAGCAACTATTAGCAAAAGGATTTGTAAAAAGAGATTTAGAATTACTTAGAGAAGGTGGGCTACAAACAGTAGAATGTGTAGCATATGCTCCTATGCGTACATTATGTGCTATAAAAGGTATAAGTGAACAAAAAgcggaaaaattaaaaaaagcatGTAAAGAGCTATGTAATTCAGGTTTTTGCAATGCAATTGATTATCATGATGCAAGgcaaaatttaataaagttTACAACAGGATCAAAGCAATTAGATTCATTATTAAAAGGAGGTATAGAAACAGGGGGAATTACTGAATTATTTGGAGAATTTCGTACAGGAAAAAGTCAACTGTGTCATACATTAGCAATTACATGTCAATTGCCAGTTGAAAAATCAGGAGGGGAGGGGAAATGTTTATGGATAGACACAGAAGGTACTTTTCGACCTGAACGTATTGTAGCTATAGCTAAAAGATATGGTTTGCATCCATCAGATTGCTTAAACAATATAGCATATGCTAAGGCATATAATTGCGATCATCAATCAGAGTTATTAGTAGATGCAAGTGCAATGATGGCAGGTACGAGATTTGCTCTAATAATTGTCGATTCAGCAACAGCTTTATATAGATCTGAATACATTGGTAGAGGTGAACTAGCTAATAGACAATCTCATCTATGTAGATTTTTAAGAGGATTACAAAGAATGGCAGATATATATGGAGTTGCAGTTTTAATAACTAATCAAGTTGTGGCAAAAGTAGATGCCATAAGTATGTTTGGTGGTCAAGAAAAAATACCAATTGGAGGAAATATAATTGCGCATGCTAGCCAAACGCgtttatatttaagaaaaggAAGGGGTGAAAGTAgaatttgtaaaatttatGATTCTCCTGTTTTACCAGAAGGAGAAGCCGTATTCGCTATAACTGAAGGGGGTATAGCGGATTATGAAGAAAAGTAA
- the PmUG01_09017200 gene encoding conserved Plasmodium protein, unknown function translates to MGFQSCAHKKDKNKKDKNKKDKNKKDKNKKDKEKKDKNKNDKNKKDKNKNDKNKKDKNKKDKNKKLYTSTSNENIEDNIVSDFISEKADSNIGIRKGNRNVYQKNDQMKKSLISSSKSDASKRDSNFSTVEEAVKQNNIISTVRTNDSIISNEDTVSYLSTELKKDHTSLDYPLDEISGKSYYDNTSFVNFSPTEGVEDVQSGTVEYVEGDEEERGQYYLTDSDRKSCMTTSNSVKRRIDHGLDEKAKEKNVPFCRDGTNIRNTEGKSAEGSKINDNDNANGRADNKIKAVNRANRISEEQRSSSKLENLKDILHDQLKKKKSLLLEKLRAREHEKRKLEEDVKNAGLELFRINKESELLINREQELMNSLESIKCQKDIYTNENIELKKMYNNELLELKKALNYYIEIDYKLNNSLLELNNLKKYYDYVHVNSKISENVLSSNKEMKIKQKTINKKENILSKMKHELNELSSRISIKKELYKNEETECQNLQKLIKEEKKEVSILKEEKNKLIKNFNDSISNMKKRDEAIDEINNKLNQLKSNVSELEKSIEQLKKENIIEKEKKEKLLMEFRMLKRDKEKVKMDKEILEKNIEEICQYNEKIKEKIRNEKKKYDEINDVIQNIHKDVRIRENKIKVIKNGINQNIDKIINVYTEEIKIGHFSSKLKSELAAVKENIIKKESEMENYKNDIVRIKIQQILESTKRENMEKKMNKLNEEYDEKNSILCNYDNIIRKNHHLIENKQVEVDRLNEEFDKKNKKGADLHGIPVTLEMKIQKLNKQISDIIKDSRLLEKQWFFKQSEMIKIQNENSNINEEILKGKDLCLILGQKKCELQENYKNVKDIIKKLNKNILYIRLQLEKFASKNNDTLLKIEKIDDEMLKWNENINVKAEEYKNKKESLNIDINNLKNEKEQYQQDLLNYENKILFFEEKITEKKKLKGVIKEYIENKDIIQLKKQQQEKNIFIENMKKQKNIILANIKLALSKRNDLDNKKELFQKNYESGVNVSFKIQHEISLLKKNVKTTKNKKKYLTEHLSELTKTYDHLLNQMKDQQIYFSCLNQEYNMYQGIVQIKNFEKKHRFQELLKFQNAVKNVHILENSKKSYDHIKKACSTQKKRLSSIINILQNFSTNNEKYTQFISVILEWITN, encoded by the coding sequence ATGGGTTTTCAATCATGTGCtcataaaaaagataaaaataaaaaagataaaaataaaaaagataaaaataaaaaagataaaaataaaaaagataaagaaaaaaaagataaaaataaaaacgataaaaataaaaaagataaaaataaaaacgataaaaataaaaaagataaaaataaaaaagataaaaataaaaaactatatacTTCAACTAGCAATGAAAACATAGAAGATAACATTGTGTCTGATTTTATATCAGAAAAGGCTGATTCGAATATAGGCATAAGAAAGGGTAATAGGAAtgtttatcaaaaaaatgaCCAAATGAAGAAAAGTTTAATCAGTTCAAGTAAGTCTGATGCTAGTAAAAGAGACAGCAATTTTTCTACAGTAGAAGAAGCagttaaacaaaataatatcatCAGTACTGTTAGAACTAATGATTCTATTATTAGCAATGAGGACACTGTTAGCTACCTAAGCACAGAGCTGAAGAAAGATCATACTTCTTTGGATTATCCACTAGATGAAATAAGTGGCAAAAGTTATTATGATAATACCagttttgtaaatttttccCCAACTGAGGGTGTGGAAGATGTACAGAGCGGTACTGTTGAATATGTGGAAGGAGATGAAGAAGAAAGGGGGCAATATTATCTTACAGACAGTGATAGAAAGAGCTGTATGACCACGTCTAACAGTGTTAAGAGGAGAATTGATCATGGCTTGGAcgaaaaagcaaaagaaaaaaatgttccATTTTGTAGAGATGGGACAAATATAAGAAACACGGAAGGGAAAAGTGCCGAAGGGAGTAAGattaatgataatgataatgcTAATGGACGAGCAGACAATAAAATTAAGGCCGTAAATAGAGCCAATAGGATAAGCGAAGAACAAAGGAGTAGCAGCAAACTTGAAAACTTGAAAGACATTTTACATGATcagttgaaaaaaaagaaaagcttATTGTTAGAAAAATTAAGGGCGAGAGAGCacgaaaaaagaaagttaGAGGAGGATGTAAAAAATGCAGGACTTGAGTTGtttagaataaataaagaaagtgAGCTTTTAATAAACAGAGAACAAGAATTAATGAACTCCTTGGAAAGTATTAAATGTCAAAAGGATATTTAcacaaatgaaaatatagaattaaaaaaaatgtataataatgaactacttgaattaaaaaaagcattaaattattacatagaAATAGATTACAAATTGAATAATAGCCTCTTAGAATTaaataacttaaaaaaatattatgattatgTTCATGTAAATTCTAAGATCAGCGAGAATGTTCTTTCATCAAATaaggaaatgaaaataaagcaaaaaacaattaataaaaaggaaaatattttaagcaAAATGAAACATGAACTGAACGAATTGAGCAGCAGAAttagtataaaaaaagagttgtacaaaaatgaagaaacgGAATGTCAAAATTTGcagaaattaataaaagaggaaaaaaaggaggtATCTATTttgaaagaagaaaaaaataaacttatcaaaaattttaatgattcAATTAGTAACATGAAGAAAAGAGATGAAGCTATTGATGAGATTAATAACAAGTTAAATCAATTAAAGTCAAACGTAAGTGAGTTAGAAAAAAGTATTGAACAGTTAAAAAAGGAGAACATAAttgaaaaagagaaaaaggaaaagctCCTAATGGAATTTAGGATGTTAAAAAGGGATAAGGAAAAGGTTAAAATGGACAAGgaaattttagaaaaaaatatagaagaaatatgtcaatataatgaaaaaataaaagaaaaaattcgaaatgaaaaaaaaaaatacgatgAGATTAATGAtgtaatacaaaatatacataaagaTGTACGAATAAGagaaaataagataaaagtaataaaaaatgggatTAATCAAAACATagacaaaattataaatgtgtATACAGAAGAAATTAAGATTGGACATTTCTCTTCAAAATTGAAGAGTGAACTAGCTGCtgttaaagaaaatattataaaaaaagaaagcgaaatggaaaattacaaaaacgATATTGTTCGTATTAAAATTCAACAAATTTTGGAAAGCAccaaaagagaaaatatggaaaaaaaaatgaataaattaaacgaagaatatgatgaaaaaaattccATTCTATGCAATTATGACaatattattagaaaaaatcaTCACTTGATAGAAAATAAACAAGTAGAAGTAGATAGATTAAATGAGGAGTTCgataaaaagaacaaaaaaggGGCAGACCTACATGGTATTCCCGTAACATTAGAAATGAagatacaaaaattaaataaacaaattagtGATATAATAAAGGATAGCAGATTATTAGAAAAACAATGGTTTTTCAAACAATctgaaatgataaaaatacaaaatgaaaatagcaATATTAATGAAGAGATTTTAAAAGGGAAAGatttatgtttaatattaggacaaaaaaaatgtgaacttcaagaaaattacaaaaacgttaaagatattattaaaaaattaaataaaaacattttatatattcgcTTACAGTTAGAAAAGTTTGCTTCTAAAAATAATGACACATTActtaaaattgaaaaaatagacGATGAAATGCTCAAGTggaatgaaaatataaatgtaaaagcagaggaatataaaaacaagaaaGAAAGTCTGAACatagatataaataactTGAAAAATGAGAAAGAGCAATATCAACAAGACTTgctaaattatgaaaataaaatacttttttttgaagaaaaaattacagaaaaaaaaaaattgaaaggAGTAATTAAGGAATACATAGAGAATAAGGATATTATACAGTTAAAAAAGCAACAACAAGAGAAAAATATCTTCatagaaaatatgaaaaagcaaaaaaacattattttagCAAACATAAAACTTGCCTTAAGTAAAAGAAATGATTTAGATAATAAGAAGgaattatttcaaaaaaattacgaAAGTGGTGTTAATGTTTCTTTCAAAATACAACATGAAATTTCattgctaaaaaaaaatgtaaaaacaacaaaaaataaaaaaaaatacttaacTGAGCATTTAAGTGAACTCACAAAAACATATGatcatttattaaatcaAATGAAAGACCAACAAATATACTTTTCATGTTTAAACCAAGAATACAACATGTATCAAGGTATAGtccaaattaaaaattttgaaaaaaaacatCGTTTTCAAGAGTTgttaaaatttcaaaatgCTGTAAAGAATGTTCACATACTTGAAAATTCTAAAAAATCTTAtgatcatataaaaaaagccTGTTCTACGCAAAAGAAAAGACTTTCatcaattataaatattttgcaaaattttagtaccaacaatgaaaaatatactcAGTTCATTTCGGTAATACTCGAATGGATTACCAATTAA
- the PmUG01_09017100 gene encoding prefoldin, putative has product MNLYDALGNAALSENNNEDFKKLILKSESFIDDVLHQQLKERQKKRDDILQDIFDMEILVENLKLFINMKDQKEIETLTLLGCDSYAYADIIDKNKIFIQIGYEFYLEMPLEDAIVFLKRKINLYEEKLVYWNKQISRIKAHIQILMRALSNLA; this is encoded by the exons ATGAATTTGTATGATGCACTAGGAAATGCTGCATTAAGTGAAAATAATAACGAggatttcaaaaaattaattcttaaAAGTGAAAGTTTTATTGATGATGTTTTACATCAACAACTAAAAGAAAGGCAAAAAAAGAGAGATGACATACTTCAAGACATATTTGATAT GGAAATACTAGTCGAAAATCTCAAACTGTTTATCAACATGAAGGatcaaaaagaaatagaaacgCTTACACTACTAGGTTGTGACAGTTACGCTTATGCAGACAT aATAGACAAgaacaaaattttcataCAAATAGGATATGAATTCTACTTAGAAATGCCTCTAGAAGATGCCATAGTATTcttgaaaaggaaaataaatcttTATGAAGa AAAACTGGTCTACTGGAATAAACAAATATCACGAATTAAAGCACACATACAAATA TTAATGAGAGCTCTTTCAAATTTGGCTTGA
- the PES gene encoding pescadillo homolog, putative, whose product MHIHKLRKKIKKKKDRKYLTKNYILKKLFLNEEQFRKLCIFKGIYPKDFKDIPLKYRRRFYRNKVYYTRNDFQKLSHEKIIADFRKIKIYLKKYKNYKTQLQDKEKCKKIIKNFPRYKLDHIIKERFPICSYAIEQLDDALNCIIAYSLLPSNEHLGIKNNLIISCTELKNHFHYYIYKTNKVKKAFISVKGYYIQAEILQKKITWLIPYIFTPYFDNSINFNIISNFTEYYVSLVKFVLFKLYKVDNIQYPPKEIELSKNEKLNHLAYDHLFSAYGNTAPLGDPYKGTAVNETEAKEMADSKVGAEDSIACTIARDKQISKHGKVKNGKENKIKKKKKKKKKDDKIDLAEATSSSSNLFTQNGDNDITKNFGLSQNCEDITGRGNGGADIDTTVEDVTHAQPKAECNKEYNVKLNHAIKHNANDEEDGLEELFRNHIFYIHSDMPLDVLSIIILSCGGMICWNNIFSPLKYESENITHEILELHNSKKIDEYNKLGRFLIQPQYIFDCLNKKKILPCSDYFVNKTLPVHLSPFIEDDNFKNLVKTEEYAINKILTQNEENNKEEQERILGKVDSANNNTDDEELLKSDDEITNITLQRCRTAALNSQFELENEDNNNNNDKMKITEDVDLSSINDSTKKEEIQRHKIALSKKKRKLYALIEREERKQKLTIENFMKRAKKKKNKRAKGCGGKGGLQK is encoded by the coding sequence ATGCACATTCACAAgctaagaaaaaaaataaaaaagaaaaaggacaGAAAGTATTTAACGAAGAATTACATATTGAAGAAATTGTTTCTAAATGAAGAGCAGTTCCGGAAATTATGCATTTTCAAAGGAATATATCCTAAGGATTTTAAAGATATTCCTTTAAAATATAGACGTCGGTTTTACAgaaataaagtatattacACCAGAAATGATTTTCAAAAGTTGTCgcatgaaaaaattattgccgattttcgaaaaataaaaatttatttaaaaaaatataaaaattataaaacacAGTTAcaagataaagaaaaatgtaaaaaaattataaaaaattttccaaGGTATAAATTAGACCATATCATAAAAGAAAGATTTCCCATATGTTCATATGCCATAGAACAGTTGGATGATGCACTAAATTGTATCATCGCATATTCTCTTTTACCGTCCAATGAACATTTgggaattaaaaataatctaATTATTAGCTGtacagaattaaaaaatcattttcattattatatttataaaacaaataaagtaaaaaaagctTTTATAAGTGTAAAAGGCTATTATATACAAGcagaaatattacaaaaaaaaatcacTTGGCTAattccatatatatttactccTTACTTTGATAActcaataaattttaatataatatccaATTTTACGGAATATTATGTTTCTTTGGTAAAATTCGttttgtttaaattatataaagtgGACAACATACAATATCCTCCCAAAGAAATTGAACTtagcaaaaatgaaaagttaaATCACCTAGCCTATGACCACCTTTTCTCAGCTTACGGTAACACCGCACCGTTGGGGGATCCATATAAGGGAACAGCAGTAAACGAAACGGAGGCAAAGGAAATGGCGGATTCTAAAGTAGGTGCAGAAGATAGCATCGCTTGCACCATTGCACGCGACAAACAAATTAGTAAACATGGTAAGGTCAAAAATggaaaggaaaataaaataaaaaaaaaaaaaaagaaaaaaaaaaaagacgatAAGATTGATCTTGCAGAAGCTACATCTTCAAGTAGCAATCTGTTTACGCAAAATGGGGATAACGATATTACCAAAAATTTTGGGCTCTCTCAAAATTGTGAAGATATAACGGGTAGAGGAAACGGGGGGGCAGACATAGATACTACTGTTGAAGACGTTACACACGCGCAACCTAAAGCGGAATGTAACAAGGAATACAACGTCAAACTTAACCACGCCATAAAGCATAATGCGAACGACGAAGAAGATGGTTTGGAAGAACTCTTTAGAAACCACATTTTCTATATTCACAGCGATATGCCCCTTGACGTACTatcaataattattttatcatgCGGTGGTATGATATGCTGGAATAACATATTTTCTCCTCTAAAATATGAGAGCGAAAATATTACGCATGAAATATTAGAACTGCATAACTCCAAAAAAAtagatgaatataataaactaGGAAGATTTTTAATACAACCGCAATACATTTTTGattgtttaaataaaaaaaaaatattacctTGCAGtgattattttgttaataaaacCTTGCCTGTACATCTTTCTCCATTCATTGAAgatgataattttaaaaatttggtAAAAACAGAAGAATATGCAATAAATAAGATTCTAACTCagaatgaagaaaataataaagaggAGCAAGAAAGGATATTAGGCAAAGTGGACAGTGCCAATAATAATACTGATGATGAAGAATTGTTAAAATCAGATGACGAAATTACTAATATAACTCTACAAAGATGTAGAACTGCTGCTTTAAATAGTCAATTCGAATTAGAGAAtgaagataataataataataatgacaaaatgaaaataacagAAGATGTTGACTTATCCAGCATAAATGACTCaacaaaaaaagaggaaatacAAAGGCATAAAATTGCTTTGAgtaaaaagaagagaaagtTATACGCACTTATTGAAAGGGAagaaagaaaacaaaaattaacgattgaaaattttatgaaaagggcgaagaagaagaaaaataaaagagcaAAGGGATGTGGAGGTAAAGGTGGGTtgcaaaaatga